In Candidatus Eisenbacteria bacterium, the following are encoded in one genomic region:
- a CDS encoding cytochrome c3 family protein — MIRIVIVACVGALCAFATPAVAGDWHSGASLICSDCHLMHGSQEHAYSPGGIFAAVGPNAPYEYLLRNEINDLCLTCHDNQSFAPDVFGVNGGVAMNRRAGGLNAEPAHRANDTGYETMDGHTLWSTEIAPGGTFTNADGLHCTDCHAQHGNQPAQYRNLRTSTSATNRFFGKDLTYATGTNDPTKGVYQRVLRGYADADIDYNEPSTTNSQMGNWCSACHTTYHGTGGSANMGGASGGDPATGAATSWHRHPTADVNIGWATTRPHYSSLTQFNSHPNRVKVMDSQGLWDGSATDNTVTPSCFSCHRSHGTKNGFSLIYMAGTGTVTEDGDSGTQVKDMCRQCHIQG; from the coding sequence ATGATACGGATCGTGATCGTCGCGTGTGTGGGCGCGTTGTGCGCCTTTGCGACGCCGGCCGTGGCGGGCGACTGGCACAGCGGAGCGAGCCTCATCTGCTCGGACTGCCATCTGATGCACGGCAGCCAGGAGCATGCGTATTCGCCCGGAGGCATTTTTGCCGCCGTCGGGCCGAACGCTCCGTACGAGTACCTTCTCCGTAACGAGATCAACGACCTTTGCCTCACCTGCCACGACAACCAGTCCTTCGCGCCGGACGTCTTCGGCGTCAACGGTGGCGTGGCGATGAATCGCAGGGCCGGAGGCCTCAATGCGGAGCCCGCTCACCGGGCCAACGACACGGGTTACGAAACCATGGACGGCCACACGCTGTGGTCGACGGAGATCGCGCCGGGCGGTACGTTCACGAACGCGGACGGACTGCACTGCACGGATTGCCACGCGCAGCACGGCAACCAGCCGGCGCAGTACCGGAACCTCAGGACGTCCACGAGCGCCACGAACCGGTTCTTCGGAAAGGACCTGACGTACGCGACGGGCACGAACGACCCGACCAAGGGCGTGTACCAGCGGGTGCTTCGCGGGTATGCCGACGCGGACATCGATTACAACGAGCCGAGCACGACGAACAGCCAGATGGGTAACTGGTGCTCGGCGTGCCACACGACCTATCACGGCACGGGCGGATCGGCGAACATGGGCGGCGCGAGCGGTGGCGACCCGGCCACGGGCGCGGCGACCTCCTGGCACCGGCATCCGACGGCGGACGTGAACATCGGCTGGGCGACGACTAGGCCGCACTACTCGAGCCTGACGCAGTTCAACAGCCACCCGAACCGCGTGAAGGTCATGGATTCTCAGGGACTCTGGGACGGAAGCGCCACGGACAACACCGTGACGCCGTCCTGCTTCAGCTGCCACCGGTCTCACGGCACCAAGAACGGCTTCAGCTTGATTTACATGGCAGGCACCGGTACGGTCACCGAGGACGGCGACTCTGGCACACAGGTCAAGGACATGTGCCGGCAGTGCCACATCCAAGGCTGA
- a CDS encoding cytochrome c3 family protein: MEGSRRRRPSLTSCAGIALALGVIVARAIVAPGTDAVAETRASRTAATIRSVLDRGPHAGTCERCHTMHAEQSLPESFALVGPDDNSLCASCHTTPWKGGSYPDLFTYARSSHGTDAAMVWPGPGPVARTEPDAAGKCVNCHDPHGWTDTAGDIPNLTYAREEALCLSCHDGSPASSHVSADFAKPYAHPTSLVSGRHAGAGESLPADFGAAPVNRRHAECEDCHNSHVAHRDDEDVAGTTELSKLNLGVSRVRAEFGAAGFAPAYTFLAGADTVSTPYAESQVCYKCHSSYTNQPPGQTDLALVLNPANPSYHPVEAPGRDLSIRLASFTPGWSASSITRCGDCHGSDFPSSRGVHGSNYRFLLKSPYTASPQPRIMDPDEICFTCHAWDVYANPSSPEAVQSASRFNAPGTSQGHASHVGERDVPCYGCHTTHGSTSQRHLIVIGRNPGIVSYTETASGGTCTATCHGPQPYAVNYAR; this comes from the coding sequence GTGGAAGGATCCCGCCGGCGGCGACCGTCCCTGACCTCCTGTGCGGGAATCGCACTGGCCCTGGGTGTGATCGTGGCGCGGGCGATCGTCGCGCCCGGCACGGACGCGGTGGCGGAGACGCGAGCCTCGCGGACGGCGGCCACGATCCGGTCCGTGCTCGACCGAGGTCCCCACGCGGGCACGTGCGAGCGTTGCCACACCATGCACGCGGAGCAGTCGCTCCCCGAGTCGTTCGCGCTGGTGGGACCCGACGACAACTCGCTCTGCGCGAGCTGCCACACCACTCCCTGGAAGGGCGGAAGCTATCCCGACCTCTTCACGTACGCGCGCTCCTCGCACGGAACGGACGCCGCGATGGTGTGGCCCGGGCCGGGACCGGTTGCGCGGACGGAGCCGGACGCCGCGGGGAAGTGCGTCAACTGCCACGACCCGCACGGATGGACGGACACGGCGGGAGACATCCCGAACCTGACCTACGCGCGCGAAGAGGCGCTCTGTCTCTCCTGCCATGACGGGTCACCGGCCTCGTCGCACGTGTCGGCCGACTTCGCGAAGCCCTACGCGCATCCGACCTCGCTCGTGAGCGGGCGGCACGCCGGAGCCGGCGAATCCTTGCCCGCCGACTTCGGCGCGGCGCCGGTGAATCGGCGTCACGCCGAGTGCGAGGACTGCCACAACAGCCACGTGGCGCACCGGGACGACGAGGACGTCGCGGGGACAACGGAGCTCTCGAAGCTCAACCTGGGCGTGAGCCGAGTCCGCGCCGAGTTCGGCGCGGCCGGATTTGCTCCGGCGTACACGTTCCTCGCGGGAGCGGACACCGTCTCGACTCCCTACGCGGAGTCGCAGGTCTGCTACAAGTGCCATTCGTCCTACACGAACCAGCCGCCCGGACAGACGGATCTCGCGCTCGTGCTGAATCCCGCGAACCCGTCCTATCACCCGGTGGAGGCTCCGGGGCGGGATCTGTCGATCCGGCTCGCATCGTTCACCCCGGGATGGTCCGCGTCATCGATCACCCGATGCGGCGACTGCCATGGAAGCGACTTCCCCTCCAGCCGGGGTGTCCATGGGTCGAACTACCGGTTTCTACTAAAGAGCCCCTATACCGCTTCCCCTCAGCCGCGCATCATGGACCCCGACGAGATTTGCTTCACGTGCCACGCCTGGGACGTCTACGCGAATCCCTCTTCACCAGAGGCGGTGCAGTCCGCTTCGAGGTTCAACGCGCCGGGCACGTCTCAGGGGCACGCGAGTCACGTCGGGGAACGCGACGTCCCGTGTTACGGGTGTCACACGACCCACGGGTCGACGTCCCAGAGGCATCTGATCGTGATCGGCCGCAACCCCGGTATCGTCTCCTACACCGAGACGGCATCCGGGGGCACGTGCACGGCCACGTGCCACGGCCCGCAGCCC